A stretch of the Teretinema zuelzerae genome encodes the following:
- the ybeY gene encoding rRNA maturation RNase YbeY has product MSNKIEVSSDEALAEPVWITGVEPFIQKVFNRLDIDQWELSVLFCHDPFIADLNKRFRDIEGPTDVLSFEQGDEYIDDDEVTWFNAGDIVISVDALARNCEEFNVSMNDELKRLLVHGILHLDGMDHADNSPEQEMLQFQEHLLSGFSSISLVGES; this is encoded by the coding sequence ATGAGTAACAAGATCGAAGTATCGTCGGACGAAGCGCTTGCTGAACCTGTTTGGATAACCGGGGTTGAACCATTTATTCAGAAAGTGTTCAATCGTCTCGATATCGATCAGTGGGAGTTGTCGGTATTGTTCTGCCATGACCCCTTTATCGCCGATCTCAACAAGCGCTTCAGGGATATAGAAGGTCCGACGGACGTTCTTTCATTCGAACAGGGAGACGAGTACATCGACGACGACGAGGTTACCTGGTTCAACGCCGGAGACATCGTGATCAGCGTAGACGCCCTTGCCCGGAATTGCGAGGAATTCAACGTGTCGATGAACGACGAACTCAAACGGCTCCTCGTCCACGGCATTCTGCACCTGGACGGCATGGATCATGCGGACAATTCTCCGGAACAGGAAATGCTTCAATTCCAGGAGCACCTGCTCTCCGGTTTTTCTTCGATATCATTGGTTGGTGAATCGTAA